The Nitrosopumilus cobalaminigenes genome contains a region encoding:
- a CDS encoding radical SAM protein has protein sequence MMLNYDAPLYRPPSEARSLIFQVTLGCSFNECSFCDMYRSKEYSERPWEDVKDEIDMMAGYLPDTKRVFLADGDALNLDSEYMIKIVKYIREKFQNIERISCYAMPMNILKKTSEELKKMNEAGLDMFYLGIESGSDVVLKKVTKGAIAKTIIKSVNKAKEAGYVMSCMVILGLGGKKYSKDHIKGTAEVLSACSPNYVGALTLYLENGIKQEFIDKYKGEFVRINDDESLEELYDLVNQIETKEEIVFRVNHGSNAYTVKGTFPQDKQEMLEKVRWMKEHPEIVRPQGLRGF, from the coding sequence ATGATGTTAAATTATGATGCACCATTATACAGACCGCCATCAGAAGCTAGATCATTAATTTTTCAAGTAACTTTAGGTTGTTCATTTAACGAATGTTCATTTTGCGACATGTATAGATCAAAAGAATATTCTGAAAGACCATGGGAAGATGTTAAAGATGAAATTGATATGATGGCAGGTTATTTACCAGATACAAAACGTGTTTTTCTTGCAGATGGTGACGCATTAAATCTAGATTCTGAATATATGATTAAAATTGTAAAATACATTAGAGAAAAATTTCAAAATATTGAGAGAATTTCTTGTTATGCAATGCCTATGAATATTCTAAAGAAAACTTCTGAGGAATTAAAAAAGATGAATGAAGCAGGGTTAGACATGTTCTATCTAGGAATTGAAAGTGGTTCAGATGTTGTTCTAAAAAAAGTAACAAAAGGAGCCATTGCAAAAACCATCATTAAATCAGTAAACAAGGCAAAAGAAGCTGGATATGTAATGTCATGTATGGTAATTTTAGGATTAGGAGGGAAAAAATATTCAAAAGATCACATTAAAGGTACTGCAGAAGTTCTCAGTGCATGTTCACCAAACTATGTTGGGGCATTAACACTCTATTTAGAAAATGGAATCAAGCAAGAATTCATTGACAAGTATAAAGGAGAATTTGTTAGAATTAATGATGATGAATCTTTAGAAGAGCTATATGATTTGGTGAATCAAATTGAAACTAAAGAAGAAATTGTATTTAGAGTGAATCATGGATCTAATGCTTACACAGTAAAGGGAACATTCCCTCAAGATAAACAAGAAATGTTAGAAAAAGTACGATGGATGAAAGAACATCCAGAGATTGTACGCCCACAAGGATTACGTGGATTCTAG
- a CDS encoding ArsR/SmtB family transcription factor, with the protein MANDPDAKRLLWFVFAGSRGGLNRLKIISKLKENPFNTNQLAKEFGLDYKAIQHHIRVLEKNNMISKVGEKYNVNYFISTFLEVNMETFEEIERKLDKSK; encoded by the coding sequence ATGGCTAATGATCCAGATGCAAAGAGACTCTTGTGGTTTGTATTTGCAGGTTCACGTGGGGGACTAAATCGCTTAAAAATAATTTCAAAATTAAAGGAAAATCCGTTTAACACAAATCAATTAGCAAAAGAATTTGGACTTGATTACAAGGCAATTCAACATCATATACGAGTATTAGAAAAAAATAACATGATCAGTAAAGTTGGAGAAAAATACAATGTGAACTACTTTATCTCGACTTTTCTAGAAGTCAATATGGAGACATTTGAAGAAATTGAACGAAAATTGGATAAAAGTAAATAA
- a CDS encoding reverse transcriptase-like protein, producing the protein MGINIYVDGSGGTNSGYGYFVKETGESFYEKKPDLTNNQAEYLAIISALNKYVESTEEITIHSDSKNTVNQLNHEFAINNEELRNLAREAWGIIGKFSNLSIVWVPRKENLAGKMLGS; encoded by the coding sequence ATGGGAATTAATATTTACGTTGATGGTTCTGGTGGAACAAATAGTGGATACGGATATTTTGTTAAAGAAACTGGCGAATCATTTTATGAGAAAAAACCTGATTTAACAAACAATCAGGCAGAATATCTAGCAATAATTTCAGCTTTAAACAAGTATGTTGAATCAACAGAAGAAATTACAATTCATAGTGATTCTAAAAATACTGTAAACCAACTAAATCATGAATTTGCAATAAATAATGAAGAATTAAGAAATTTAGCTAGAGAAGCATGGGGAATAATTGGAAAATTTTCAAATTTATCAATTGTTTGGGTTCCTAGAAAAGAGAATTTGGCTGGAAAAATGCTGGGAAGCTAA
- a CDS encoding 4-hydroxybutyrate--CoA ligase — MAESVFLSPKSIAVIGASDKRGSVGATITSNIMNGFKGIVYPISPSRDTVFYKKAYKSVLDVPKSIDLAVIVIKNTLVAPVLEECGKKKVKGVIIITAGFKEVDEEGAKREQEIKDIAKKYKIQIIGPNCLGVMNLDPKTMMNSTFLKITPKSGKIALVSQSGAICAALVEDASAQGIGFSAVVSLGNKAAMSEVDVLKILANHKQTKVIVMYLEDMGDGQEFLKVCKNITKKLKKPVLVLKSGRSPEGAKAAMSHTGALMGSDEIYDALLKQSGAIRVDTMEELFDYATAFSKQPLPTAGGLVIVSNAGGPAIISTDACSKAGIRMAKIDSIRPKIDEVIPPWGSSRNPVDIVGDADFNRFHNVLDRVLKHPKVGSVITMCTPSGTLNYDKLAEVVVSMSKKYKKTMLASLMGLDEGITNREILSKGDVPYYTYAEGAIRTLAAMIKFAIWVNTKEGKITKFKVNKAKAKKIFDKVKKEKRPNLLEEEGQEVLKAYGLPLPKSALAKNETEAIKIAKKIGYPVVMKIASPQIIHKSDAGGVKVNLTNDNEIKDAFKTIIKNAKKYDKKAEIKGVLIVEMVKGGKELIIGSKLEPGFGPVIMLGMGGIYVEVLKDVTFKLAPVTDKEADDMIASIKTQKLLQGVRGEKPSDIVKLSECIQRLSQLVSDFKEIKELDMNPVLVMEKGKGCKILDVRIGL, encoded by the coding sequence ATGGCAGAATCTGTCTTTCTATCACCAAAATCAATTGCAGTAATTGGTGCATCAGATAAGAGAGGAAGTGTTGGTGCAACAATCACATCAAATATCATGAATGGATTCAAAGGAATCGTTTATCCAATTAGTCCATCACGAGATACTGTCTTTTACAAAAAAGCATACAAGAGTGTTTTAGATGTTCCAAAATCAATTGACCTTGCAGTAATTGTTATCAAAAATACATTGGTTGCACCAGTGTTAGAAGAATGTGGAAAGAAAAAAGTCAAAGGCGTTATTATTATCACTGCAGGTTTCAAAGAAGTTGATGAAGAAGGTGCAAAGCGAGAACAAGAAATAAAAGATATTGCTAAAAAATACAAAATCCAAATCATTGGACCAAATTGTCTTGGTGTCATGAATCTTGATCCAAAGACAATGATGAACTCTACTTTTCTAAAAATTACTCCAAAGTCTGGAAAAATTGCACTTGTTTCACAAAGTGGAGCAATCTGTGCTGCACTAGTTGAAGATGCAAGTGCTCAAGGAATTGGTTTCTCTGCAGTAGTTAGTCTTGGAAACAAAGCTGCAATGAGTGAAGTTGATGTTCTTAAAATTCTTGCAAATCACAAACAAACCAAAGTCATTGTAATGTATCTTGAAGACATGGGAGATGGTCAAGAATTCCTCAAAGTTTGTAAAAATATTACTAAAAAACTCAAAAAACCAGTTCTTGTACTCAAATCAGGACGTAGTCCCGAGGGTGCAAAGGCTGCAATGTCTCATACTGGAGCACTGATGGGCTCAGATGAAATCTATGATGCATTACTCAAACAATCCGGTGCAATCAGAGTTGATACCATGGAAGAGCTCTTTGATTATGCAACAGCATTTTCAAAACAACCACTTCCAACAGCAGGTGGTTTAGTTATTGTATCAAATGCAGGTGGTCCTGCAATTATTTCCACTGATGCCTGCTCTAAGGCAGGAATTAGAATGGCTAAAATTGATAGTATTCGTCCAAAGATAGATGAAGTGATTCCTCCTTGGGGAAGCTCTAGAAATCCTGTTGATATTGTAGGTGATGCTGATTTTAACAGATTCCACAATGTCTTAGATAGAGTACTAAAACATCCTAAAGTCGGTTCTGTAATTACAATGTGTACTCCTTCTGGAACTTTGAATTATGATAAACTTGCTGAAGTTGTTGTTTCCATGTCAAAAAAATACAAAAAAACAATGTTAGCAAGTTTGATGGGATTAGATGAAGGTATTACAAATAGAGAAATTTTATCCAAAGGAGATGTTCCTTATTACACATATGCTGAAGGAGCAATTCGAACTTTAGCTGCAATGATAAAGTTTGCAATCTGGGTAAATACCAAAGAAGGAAAAATTACCAAATTCAAAGTAAACAAAGCTAAAGCAAAGAAAATTTTTGACAAGGTCAAAAAAGAGAAAAGACCAAATCTGTTAGAAGAAGAAGGACAAGAAGTTCTCAAAGCATATGGATTACCATTACCAAAAAGTGCACTTGCCAAAAATGAAACTGAAGCAATAAAAATTGCTAAAAAAATTGGTTATCCTGTAGTGATGAAAATTGCATCACCACAAATTATTCACAAGTCTGATGCAGGTGGTGTCAAAGTAAACTTGACAAACGACAATGAAATTAAAGATGCTTTCAAAACAATTATCAAAAATGCCAAAAAATATGACAAAAAGGCTGAGATCAAAGGTGTTTTGATTGTAGAGATGGTAAAAGGTGGCAAAGAACTAATCATAGGCTCAAAACTAGAGCCTGGATTTGGTCCTGTTATCATGCTTGGAATGGGGGGAATTTATGTTGAAGTCCTTAAAGATGTCACATTCAAACTAGCACCAGTAACTGATAAAGAAGCTGATGACATGATTGCATCAATTAAGACTCAAAAATTACTTCAAGGAGTTAGAGGAGAGAAACCATCTGATATTGTAAAATTATCTGAATGTATTCAGAGATTGTCACAATTAGTTTCTGACTTTAAAGAGATCAAAGAATTAGATATGAATCCTGTTCTAGTGATGGAAAAAGGAAAAGGCTGTAAAATTCTTGATGTTAGAATAGGCCTCTGA